A stretch of DNA from Fusobacterium mortiferum ATCC 9817:
TGGTAAAGATAATAAACTAGGATTGGATATCTGGGAAAAAAAATATAAATATGATGGTGAAACTTTTGAAGCTTGGCTTAATAGAGTATCTGGTGGAGATAAAGAGTTAAAAGAGATGATTATAAATAAGGAATTTATTTTTGCTGGACGTATATTATCAAATAGAGGGCTAGCTAAACTTGGAAGAAAGATAACTTATAGTAACTGTTATGTAGTTACTCCACCTGAGGATAATTTAGAGTCAATATTTGATACTGCTAAAAAACTTGCTAGAACATACTCTTATGGAGGAGGATGTGGAGTAGATATTTCTAAACTTCGTCCAAAGGGAGCAGAGGTAAATAACTCAGCTAAATATACTACTGGTTCAATATCTTTTATGAATTTATATAATATGACAACTGATATAATTGGGCAGAAGGGAAGAAGAGGAGCCTTGATGATTTCTATAGATGTAAATCATCCAGATGTAGAGGAGTTTATAAAAGTAAAATCGGATTTAAATAAGGTTCAAAAAGCTAATATTTCAGTAAGAGTAGATGAAAATTTTATGAAAGCTGTTATAGAGGATAGAAATTATGAAACAGTTTTTAAAGTAGAAGATACTGGAGAGATAATAAAAAAGAGTATAGATGCTAAGAAACTTTTTAAGGAATTAGCTATACAAAACTGGAGATTTGCCGAGCCAGGAATACTATTTTGGGATAGAATTTCTAATTGGAATCTACTTAGTGAAGATGAAGAGTTTGAGTATGCTGGAACAAATCCTTGTGCAGAAGAGCCACTACCAGCAGGAGGAAGTTGTCTTTTAGGTTCTCTTATCTTGCCTAGTTTTGTAGGAGAAAATGGTTTTGATTTTGAAAAATTAAAATCAGCAGTAGTAAAATCAGTAAAAGCTTTAAATGATGTATTAGATGAAGGATTACCATTACATCCATTAGAAGAGCAGAGAGAATCTGTAAGAGATTGGAGACAGATAGGACTTGGAGTATTGGGAGTAGGAGATTTACTTATTAAATTAGGACTTAAATATGGTGCTCCTGAATCATTGGAGTTTTGTGATAAGGTAGCAAGAACAATAATAGATACAGCTTTGAGTGCTAGTGCATTACTAGCTAAAGAGTATGGAGCTTTTCCAAGATATAAAGAGGAAAAAATTTTACAATCTCCATTTTTATTAGAAAATGCAAGTACTGAAACAATGGAATTAATAAAAGAATATGGATTAAGAAACTCTCAACTTTTAACTATTGCTCCTACTGGGTCTATAGGAACTATGCTTGAGATAAGTACAGGAATAGAGCCTAATTTTGCTTTCTCTTTTACTAGAAAAACAGAGAGCTTACATGGTGAAGATGTTTATTATAAAGTATTTATTCCTATTGCAAAAAAATATATGGAGGATAATAATCTTACTGAAGAGGATGAATTACCTGATTATTTTGTAACAGCTCAAAATTTAAATCCATATGATAGAATAAAGATGCAAGGTGTGTGGCAAAAAAGAATAGATGCAAGTATCTCATCTACAATAAATCTAGTTAATAAAGTTTCTGTGGAAGAAGTAGAACATCTATATATAGAGGGATGGAAAAATGGGCTTAAAGGTATGACTATCTATCGTGCTGGTTGTGATAGAGAGGGAATACTTACTGTAGAGAAAAAAGAGGAAAAAAATCCTGAGCAAGCTTTAAAAGAGAAAATGGAAACAATAGCAAGAGGAGAATTAAAACCAATAGCACCAGATACTATATACTATCCTCATAAGATGAGAATAGGTTGTGGGAAATTAAAAGTTATGATAGGATATTCTCCTAGAGAGAGAGCGATTCAAGATTTATATGTAATCAGAAGTGGTACAGGAGGATGTGAGAAAAATATTCAAGCTGTAGCTATTTATATGTCTGGAATTTTAAGACTTGGTGGAAATCTATTTATGCTTGAAGATGCAATAGATGGTGTAAGTGGTTGCACATCTTTTGCTGTAGCTAGAAGTAAAAATTTAGATGTAAGCCAAGGAAGTACTTGTCCATCTGCTATTTTAAATGTTTTAAAAAAATTTGAAAAAAATATGGGGTTAAGTAGACATAGTGAGGCTATACAAAAAATAGATGAAGAGGAAAGAAAAGAAAAAGAGTTAGTAGCAGAATCAGAAAAAAGAAAAACTATATGTCCAGAATGTGGTGTAGAATTAGAGATAACAGGAGGATGCTATACTTGTAGAAATTGTGGATATTCTAAATGTGAATAGTTTACATTAGAGCTTGAAAATGCTATAATAATGTAAAAAGAGAGTTTCTCTATATTTTAATTATAGAGAAAATAATAAAAATAGAATTATAAAATAAGAGGAACTGTTAGAGCAAGAGTTTTTGACAGTTCCTTTTTTACAAATTAGAGGATAAATGATGATAAAGGAAGCAAGAAGACTATTAAAAGAGATATATGGATATGATGATTTTAGAAGAGGACAAAAAATAATAGTAGATTCAGTTTTGAAAGGAAGGGATACACTGGGAGTAATGAGTACAGGTGGAGGAAAATCTATCTGTTATCAAGTACCAGCTCTTCTTTTTAAGGGAATAACTATTGTAATCTCTCCACTGATCTCTCTTATGAAAGATCAAGTAGATAGTTTAAGGCTCTTAGGAGTAAAGAGCATCTATATAAACTCTACACTTTCAAAGGAAGAGTATTTGGTAAGTGTAAAAAAATTAAAAAGTGGAGAAGCTAAGATAGTATATGTAGCTCCAGAGAGGTTGGCTAATGAAAAATTTGTAGAGTTTATAAAGAGATTTAAAATTTCTATGATAGCTGTAGATGAGGCACACTGCATATCACAATGGGGGCATGACTTTAGAAAAAGTTATTTAGAGATACCTACATTTATGCAAAAAATAGGGCAGAGAGTGCAAATATTAGCTTTGACAGCTACAGCAACAAAAGAGGTAAGAAAAGATATAGAGGATAAACTTACACTACATGATCCATTTGTTTATGTTCATGGCTTTGATAGAGAGAATATATTTTTTAAGGTAGTAAGAAATGTAGTAGCTGAAGCTTATATAGTTGATTATCTGAAAAAAGCTCAAAAAAAATCTGGAATAATTTACGCCTCAACTAGAAAAGAGGTAGATAACCTCTATGCTTATTTAAAACTTAGAGATATAAGTGTAGGAAAATACCATGCAGGACTTACAGAAGACGAAAGACGTGAAAATCAAGAGAGATTTATAAAAGATGAGATACAGATAATGGTCGCAACTAATGCTTTTGGAATGGGAATAGATAAATCCAATGTAAGATTTGTAATACATAGAAATATTCCTAAGGATATGGAAAGTTATTATCAAGAGGCTGGACGTGCTGGAAGAGATGGAGCACCAGCAGAAGCTATTCTTATGTTTTATGAAGAGGATGTAAGTACACAAACTTTTTTAATAGACAGCAACGAAGAAACAAGTGATGATTTAAAGAGAGAAAAGATGAAAAAGCTTGATGCTATGGTAGAGTATGCTTATTTAGAAAGTTGTTATAGAGAGTATATTCTTAAATATTTTGGAGATAAGAGAATAAAAAACTATTGTGGTAAGTGTGGAAATTGTAAAACCCTCAAAAATATAGAGGATTTGACAATAGAAGCTCAGAAAGTAATTTCCTGTATAGGAAGGGCAAAGGAGAGTATTGGGATATCTACCCTTGTAAATATTCTCTATGGAAGAAGTGATACTAAGATGGATAGAAAGGAGTTTAATAAACTTTCTACCTTTGGTATTATGAGTGATAAAGAGATAAATTGGATAGAGGAGTTTGTAAATTTTTTAATCTCTGAAGGATATTTTGAGCAAAGTGCTGGAAGTTTTCCTGTACTTAGATTTAATGATAAGTCTAGAAGAGTTTTAAAAAATGAAATCTCAGTATTTAGAAGAGTAGATGAGAAGATTAGCTTTGATTACTTTGAAGATTCACTATTTGAGGAACTTAATCAGCTAAGAAGTGAGATAGCAAAGAGAGAAGATGTAGCTCCATACATAGTATTTTCTGATATGACACTACTTGAAATGGCAGAGTACAAACCTAAAAATAGATGGGAGATGCTTAAAATACGTGGAGTTGGAAATCAGAAGTTTAAAAATTATGGGGAAGATTTTTTAAGAGTAATAAATAGATACAGTGATGAGGATATAGCTAGATTAGAAAAAGAGGATACTAAATATGAATGGTTAGAGGATGAGAGAATAGAAAAATTGAAAAAAAGATTAGGATTAAATATAGATAGTGAAAAATTAAAGGATATCCTCTATGAAACTTTAATAATATAGGATAAAATATATTAGGGGAGATTGAAAAGGAGTGAGGCAGATGAAAAAGAAGATGGCACTATTTTTATCTCTTTTATTGGTAGCGTGTAATGGAGAGAAAAAAGAGATAGAGGAACAAAAAGAGGTAAAGGTTGTAGAGGAAAAAAATATTGAAGCAAAAGAGGAGAAAAATTTAGAGATAAAAAATATATCTACAACACCCGGAGGAAACCCAAGTATAGATATCACTATGAGTGAGGAGATAAAAGAGGAAAATCTTGAGGGATATATTAAAGTAAATCCAAAAGTAAAATATAAAGCTTTAAAAATGAGAGAGCATATTATAATCACTGGAGATTTTGATATAAATAGTGAGTATGAGATAGAGTTACTCAAGGGATTAAAAGGAGAGAAGAGTAAACTAGCTGAGAATAAAAATGAGACTATAAAGTTTAAAGAGGTAGAGCCAAAAATTATTTTTTCAAATGAGGGAATAATTTTACCAAAATTAAATGAAAATAGAATAGCTTTTAAATCAGTTAATGTTAAGAAGGTTAACTTAAAGATAAAGAAAATATTCTTGAATAATACTACACAGTTTTTACAAGATTTTAAATTTCAAGGAGATGGAAATATTTTTGATTATTATGTACAAAATAATTTCTATAAAGTAGGAGAAACTATTTTTGAAAAAGATTATACCTTAGATTATAAGAAAAATATTTGGAATCAAAATGAGATAGAGTTAAAAAATCTTACTAATGAGAAGGGAATATATATAGTGGAGCTCTCTTTTGATAAAGATGGAGTGGATTATACTTTTCCTAGCAGTGTAGCTCAATGGCAAAGAGATAATTTTTTTGATACAAAGGGAAGAATAGGAAAGGGAATACTAATCTCTGATATGGGAATAGTGGCTCAAAAAGAAAGTAACAATAAACTCATAGTGAATATTTTAGATGTCATAAAAAATACTCCACTAAAAGATGTAGATATAAAAGCTATCAGTGTAAATAATCAAATCCTAGAGGAGAAAAAGACAGATAAAAATGGAGAGGTTGTTTTTGAAAAGGGAGATAAGATATTTTATCTATTAGCTCAAAATAAAGATGAAATCTCTATATTAAAACTATCTGATTCGAAACTATCTTATGATGGATTTTTAGTAGATGGAGAGTATAAAGATGATGGAATGAGAGCCTTTGTCTATTCAGATAGAGGAGTATATAGACCTGGAGATACTGTAAATATTGGAGTTATAGCTAGAGATAATGATGGAAAATACCCAGAGGGACAGCCTATAAAAATAGATGTATTTACTCCTAGAGGAGATAAATATATAGATGGTAAGGTAATAACTAGTGGAGAAAATGGCTTCTTCACTTATTCCTTTGAAACTAAAAAAGAGAGTGAAACTGGAATATGGGAAGCTACTATCTATGTAGGTGGAGAAAAGGAGAAAAAGTTTCCAATAAAACTTCCTGTTGAAAGTATAGTACCATATAAGATAGAGGTAGACGGAGATTTTCCTGAGAGTGTAGATGATGGAGCAAATCTTTTAGGAGAGGTTACAGCACAATATCTTTTTGGAGCACCAGCTGAAAATCTTAAATACCAAAGTGATTTAACAATTAGAGAGAAAAAATTAAGATTCGAAAGATATAAAAAGTTTACTTTTTCAAATCCAACTACCTATACAGCTGATATAAGATTGAGTCAAAGGGGAGAATTAGACAATGATGGAAAAGGAAAAATAAACTTCAATCTTTCAGATAACATACCTAAAAATTTAAATTTAGAAGGAGAGATAGTAACTCGTGTAATAGAACCAAATGGTAGACCAGTAATAGATATAGATAGAGTTAAGGTAAATAGATTCGATTCATATGTAGGAATAGAAAATCCTGAAGATAGATATATTAAAAGTGGAGATAAACTAAACTTACAAGTAGTATCTGTATCTGAAGATGGAGAAAAATTAATAAGTGGTAGAAAATTAAAATATAGAGTATATAAAAATGAGTACTCTTGGTGGTGGGATTACTATGACTACAATAATTTCTTAAAATCTATTAAGACAGATAAAAATAGTATTCTTCTATATGAGGGAGAGATAACTACAACTGATAAACCATATCTTTTAGATTATGAGATAGATGGAAGTGGAGAGATATTTGTAGAAGTAGAAGATATGAAAACTCATCAAAGTGCTGGAATAAATCTATATGCTTCTACTTGGCAAGATTCAAGTGTAAGTAAAAAAATAGATAAATTAAAAATAGAAGCAGATAAAAAAGAGTATAATATAGGAGAGAAGGCTAAGATAAATTTTGAAGGAGAAAAGGGAACTAAAGCTTTAGTAACTATAGAAAAATCTGGAGAGATAATACAAAGATATTGGAAAGATATAGAGGATACAAGTACTATTATAGAGATAGATGTAGATGAAAAACTTTTCCCAAATGGTTATGTAACAGTGGCACTTTTCCAAAGCTATGAAAATTCTAACAATGATAGACCTATTAGGCTTTATGGGGCAGTACCAATAGTTGTAAAAGATGAGAGTAAAAAATTGAATATAAAATTAGATACTCCTGTAGTTTTAAAACCTAATGAAAAATTCAAAGTCAATGTGGAAGCTGATAAAAAAATGGAGTATACAATCTCAGTAGTAGATGAGGGATTACTACAGATAACTAACTATAAAGCACCTAATCCATA
This window harbors:
- a CDS encoding alpha-2-macroglobulin family protein gives rise to the protein MKKKMALFLSLLLVACNGEKKEIEEQKEVKVVEEKNIEAKEEKNLEIKNISTTPGGNPSIDITMSEEIKEENLEGYIKVNPKVKYKALKMREHIIITGDFDINSEYEIELLKGLKGEKSKLAENKNETIKFKEVEPKIIFSNEGIILPKLNENRIAFKSVNVKKVNLKIKKIFLNNTTQFLQDFKFQGDGNIFDYYVQNNFYKVGETIFEKDYTLDYKKNIWNQNEIELKNLTNEKGIYIVELSFDKDGVDYTFPSSVAQWQRDNFFDTKGRIGKGILISDMGIVAQKESNNKLIVNILDVIKNTPLKDVDIKAISVNNQILEEKKTDKNGEVVFEKGDKIFYLLAQNKDEISILKLSDSKLSYDGFLVDGEYKDDGMRAFVYSDRGVYRPGDTVNIGVIARDNDGKYPEGQPIKIDVFTPRGDKYIDGKVITSGENGFFTYSFETKKESETGIWEATIYVGGEKEKKFPIKLPVESIVPYKIEVDGDFPESVDDGANLLGEVTAQYLFGAPAENLKYQSDLTIREKKLRFERYKKFTFSNPTTYTADIRLSQRGELDNDGKGKINFNLSDNIPKNLNLEGEIVTRVIEPNGRPVIDIDRVKVNRFDSYVGIENPEDRYIKSGDKLNLQVVSVSEDGEKLISGRKLKYRVYKNEYSWWWDYYDYNNFLKSIKTDKNSILLYEGEITTTDKPYLLDYEIDGSGEIFVEVEDMKTHQSAGINLYASTWQDSSVSKKIDKLKIEADKKEYNIGEKAKINFEGEKGTKALVTIEKSGEIIQRYWKDIEDTSTIIEIDVDEKLFPNGYVTVALFQSYENSNNDRPIRLYGAVPIVVKDESKKLNIKLDTPVVLKPNEKFKVNVEADKKMEYTISVVDEGLLQITNYKAPNPYDYFYQKEGLQLSAYDNYSEIIGRTFGDIHQVLTAGGDGYLMAEARMNKSANSFGFEQSERFEPLAIFKGVLTTDDEGRGSVDLELPNYTGAVRVMVTGASGESYGMAQERVEVKAPIVTNFSIPRVLKVGDEFQVPVKIFATEENIGKIDVEFEFLGKRYTQSVELKNGESKDIFFDVKVGDEIGNREAKLRINSSSYSNEEIVKIDITSNNPYTYINKVEYVEKEKTFKFPEESIIGSANGKVVISSTPILAIDNRLKELIRYPYGCVEQTVSTIFPQLFIDILSNSKDISKEQSVKNVNAGIAKLSSFQLEDGSFSYWAGNSDGDLWATNYVGHFMVMAKERGYYVPDSLYNSWLKFSIEKSKDSSYNLNYKTYLLYILALGQEAQISEMNYIYDNNLKNLDEISKWYLASAYALIGEKEIAREIADKLSTEIKDKPFDYYTDNYGSKLRDKAVVLNSYYTIYNKVDKKLYEDIVSTLQSQNWLSTQSIGYSLISIAQVVENSKGEKVVGKLIVDGKEISFDEKDGVWKYSEENMKEVKVIGDKLYVNQYWEGIPINYTQSDESKNIKIERKFYGDNGEEIDVKSLIKGSSFYMELKVLPADDVNGYFYQDNIALTQIIPSGWEIENSRLLKINPPQWVVEKTSNNNLEYEDIRDDRVNFFFDFNNYNKQGQSFFIKLNAVTKGKYNLSGAKAEGMYNNEYRAYLNGFSVEVK
- the recQ gene encoding DNA helicase RecQ; translation: MIKEARRLLKEIYGYDDFRRGQKIIVDSVLKGRDTLGVMSTGGGKSICYQVPALLFKGITIVISPLISLMKDQVDSLRLLGVKSIYINSTLSKEEYLVSVKKLKSGEAKIVYVAPERLANEKFVEFIKRFKISMIAVDEAHCISQWGHDFRKSYLEIPTFMQKIGQRVQILALTATATKEVRKDIEDKLTLHDPFVYVHGFDRENIFFKVVRNVVAEAYIVDYLKKAQKKSGIIYASTRKEVDNLYAYLKLRDISVGKYHAGLTEDERRENQERFIKDEIQIMVATNAFGMGIDKSNVRFVIHRNIPKDMESYYQEAGRAGRDGAPAEAILMFYEEDVSTQTFLIDSNEETSDDLKREKMKKLDAMVEYAYLESCYREYILKYFGDKRIKNYCGKCGNCKTLKNIEDLTIEAQKVISCIGRAKESIGISTLVNILYGRSDTKMDRKEFNKLSTFGIMSDKEINWIEEFVNFLISEGYFEQSAGSFPVLRFNDKSRRVLKNEISVFRRVDEKISFDYFEDSLFEELNQLRSEIAKREDVAPYIVFSDMTLLEMAEYKPKNRWEMLKIRGVGNQKFKNYGEDFLRVINRYSDEDIARLEKEDTKYEWLEDERIEKLKKRLGLNIDSEKLKDILYETLII
- a CDS encoding adenosylcobalamin-dependent ribonucleoside-diphosphate reductase gives rise to the protein MEIREWLGKDNKLGLDIWEKKYKYDGETFEAWLNRVSGGDKELKEMIINKEFIFAGRILSNRGLAKLGRKITYSNCYVVTPPEDNLESIFDTAKKLARTYSYGGGCGVDISKLRPKGAEVNNSAKYTTGSISFMNLYNMTTDIIGQKGRRGALMISIDVNHPDVEEFIKVKSDLNKVQKANISVRVDENFMKAVIEDRNYETVFKVEDTGEIIKKSIDAKKLFKELAIQNWRFAEPGILFWDRISNWNLLSEDEEFEYAGTNPCAEEPLPAGGSCLLGSLILPSFVGENGFDFEKLKSAVVKSVKALNDVLDEGLPLHPLEEQRESVRDWRQIGLGVLGVGDLLIKLGLKYGAPESLEFCDKVARTIIDTALSASALLAKEYGAFPRYKEEKILQSPFLLENASTETMELIKEYGLRNSQLLTIAPTGSIGTMLEISTGIEPNFAFSFTRKTESLHGEDVYYKVFIPIAKKYMEDNNLTEEDELPDYFVTAQNLNPYDRIKMQGVWQKRIDASISSTINLVNKVSVEEVEHLYIEGWKNGLKGMTIYRAGCDREGILTVEKKEEKNPEQALKEKMETIARGELKPIAPDTIYYPHKMRIGCGKLKVMIGYSPRERAIQDLYVIRSGTGGCEKNIQAVAIYMSGILRLGGNLFMLEDAIDGVSGCTSFAVARSKNLDVSQGSTCPSAILNVLKKFEKNMGLSRHSEAIQKIDEEERKEKELVAESEKRKTICPECGVELEITGGCYTCRNCGYSKCE